Proteins co-encoded in one Pararge aegeria chromosome 19, ilParAegt1.1, whole genome shotgun sequence genomic window:
- the LOC120632239 gene encoding dihydroxyacetone phosphate acyltransferase: MSGIVNFTDILKPRNTQFGIVKFMTKAWEPMKTLTLDKYYGPQDLKKVVADSVYIDSFLEAESIRTGVRKEQLKKEVLEYLEEIALDSKTHVMRWMGIVFLKVCFMMKIGVFVNEPAILKLKSTMGKNPVIFLPTHRSYADFCLTTYLCYHYDISLPAVAAGMDFYSMAVVGQSMRETGAFYIRRTLTGAPLYAATLRHYVRTLVAKHGAPVEFFLEGTRSRSNKSLAPKYGMLTMTLVPYFAREVTDVTIVPVNISYDRVVEQSLFAYEHLGVPKPKETTGGLLKSLHRLNDHYGNIYINFGDPISVEEYFHRSAEIKRRRTETLMPLDLQHLTAGQMEKVHDIADYIVTLQQECTVVTITNLLAIVLMESLMKNEALKFDQVLEKVEWLIEVLRTLGASVFENDVKVSVERILVVHKNMITLDGDKKLRLVPSLPMVVNSDIQRKMKGHILKAETMVNAVPIIQLQLYVNPVLHYMIPPAVITAILVRGETTREQLSAEYYRLRKMLRYEYFHLEKTEEMKFNKALDYCIENNVVIEAGTLRAGSEQRLQYLLQWAILPALTTLAACVDVMMRCKQCEHVQLLKLVQARLESGRSHPYCLSLDSAANCVQGLVISGALVRHKKDKEISYEAVSEELNECHSLVTSVLPKLTVDFGSSNCVISTNSVKSKL, translated from the exons ATGAGTGGTATCGTTAATTTTACTGATATATTGAAACCAAGGAATACGCAATTCGGAATAGTGAAATTCATGACGAAAGCATGGGAGCCCATGAAAACATTAACCCTCGATAAATATTACGGTCcgcaagatttaaaaaaagtggTTGCAGATTCGGTATATATCGATTCTTTTCTGGAGGCG GAAAGCATTCGAACGGGCGTACGTAAAGAACAATTGAAAAAGGAGGTGTTGGAGTATTTAGAGGAGATTGCATTGGATAGTAAAACACATGTTATGCGGTGGATGGGTATTGTGTTCCTCAAAGTCTGCTTCATGATGAAAATTGGTGTATTTGTCAATGAGCCGGCAATATTAAAG TTAAAGTCAACAATGGGAAAGAATCCTGTAATTTTTCTACCAACGCACAGAAGCTATGCTGATTTCTGCCTCACCACATATCTATGCTACCACTATGACATAAGTTTACCAGCTGTCGCTGCAGGAATGG ATTTCTACTCTATGGCTGTGGTCGGTCAAAGCATGAGGGAGACCGGTGCCTTCTATATCCGTCGCACTCTAACCGGGGCACCTCTATACGCGGCGACGTTGCGGCATTACGTGCGTACCCTGGTTGCGAAGCATGGTGCGCCCGTCGAGTTCTTTCTAGAAGGCACTAGAAGTCGCAGCAATAAAAGCCTGGCTCCGAAGTAcg GTATGCTGACAATGACGCTGGTGCCGTACTTCGCGCGCGAAGTGACAGATGTAACAATAGTACCCGTCAACATCAGCTACGACCGCGTGGTCGAACAGAGCCTGTTCGCGTACGAACACTTAGGCGTGCCCAAACCAAAGGAGACTACTGGG GGTCTCCTGAAATCTCTTCACAGGCTAAACGACCACTATGGGAATATATACATCAATTTCGGCGATCCGATATCCGTCGAGGAATACTTCCATAGGTCGGCCGAGATCAAACGGCGGCGTACGGAAACTTTGATGCCTTTAGATTTGCAGCACTTGACTGCGGGACAGATGGAAAAAGTGCACGATATCGCTGATTACATAGTGACGCTGCAACAGGAATGCACAGTTGTCACTATAACGAATCTCTTGGCTATCGTCCTTATGGAGAGTCTGATGAAGAATGAGGCTTTGAAGTTTGATCAG GTTTTGGAGAAAGTCGAATGGCTGATAGAAGTCTTGCGAACGCTCGGTGCGTCGGTGTTCGAAAACGACGTTAAAGTCAGTGTCGAAAGAATTTTGGTTGTGCATAAAAACATGATTACGCTGGACGGCGATAAGAAGTTGCGGCTCGTACCCAGCTTACCCATGGTCGTCAATTCAGATATACAGCGGAAAATGAAAG GGCACATTCTGAAAGCTGAAACCATGGTAAACGCTGTACCCATCATACAACTGCAGCTATACGTGAATCCAGTGCTGCATTACATGATACCCCCAGCTGTCATAACCGCCATCTTGGTTAGAGGCGAAACTACCAGAG AGCAACTCTCTGCAGAATACTATAGACTGAGGAAAATGCTAAGATACGAATACTTCCATTTAGAGAAGACTGAAGAAATG AAATTTAACAAAGCCTTAGACTATTGTATTGAGAATAACGTGGTGATCGAAGCGGGAACCCTAAGGGCGGGTTCAGAGCAGAGACTCCAGTATTTATTGCAATGGGCTATATTACCTGCGTTGACCACACTAGCGGCTTGCGTTGATGTTATGATGCGG TGTAAGCAATGCGAGCATGTACAGTTATTGAAGTTGGTGCAAGCGAGGCTCGAGAGCGGTCGGTCTCACCCGTACTGCCTCAGCCTCGACTCCGCGGCCAACTGTGTGCAGGGACTCGTGATCTCAGGAGCTCTCGTAAGGCATAAGAA AGATAAAGAAATATCTTACGAGGCAGTTTCGGAGGAACTCAACGAATGCCACAGCTTAGTAACATCAGTGCTACCAAAACTTACTGTCGATTTTGGAAGTTCCAACTGTGTTATCAGTACAAACTCAGTTAAATCGAAATTGTAA